The Glycine max cultivar Williams 82 chromosome 3, Glycine_max_v4.0, whole genome shotgun sequence sequence TTTCTATTGTGAAAGCTTTTCCTTTGTTCTTGGGATAAGGATTGATAGTGTTGGTTCTACCAATAGGTCGCGGTTAGGGTCATGTTCATTTTGATAACTTTGGTTCTAGTGACAAGTCACAATTAGGGtaagttcttttctttttatgtctATTTTCAAAATGATCCTAAGTGTTATCTTATGACTTGGTTGTGCGAAATAAAACCATCCACACATCCAAGTTTATTTCATGTAGCAATCTCAAGTAACTCCAATCCAACTGTGTTAATTGACTTTTAACTAACTCCTAACTGTAAATGTTTTAcaagtattttataaaattgttttgttttaagtttttttatttttattttaaatactttgtaaaaataataataagataacatgttattttttatatataatatatttttgtgtattttagtaaagaaattgctaaatataattatacttcaacaaccatttttttaataatccttTTATTATACTTCTTAAGAAAGATATAacgaattataattattaataacaattataaatgtatattgtcaataactttttcatttttttataatatacccatatatatatatatatatatatatatatatatatatatatttcaagttTTAGTCttgtgaataaataaatatgattgaGAGAGGAAATCCCACCAAACATGCGACTAGCCAGGTTTGGGATGGGCTTTCACGCTCAAGTTAGCATGGTACAAAGGTAAAAAGGAAGGTATCAAGATTAGGGTTAGAAATTAGATTGGATTACCTCATCCCCTTTAGAGAAGATAAATAGAGACTTTTGGGTCCATAGGCTTTGTTATCTGATATAAGTGATATTAAGAGTGATGATAATTTATCAGATAAAGATAGGATCTTTCGATTTTGTTATGTATTGGGCATGAGGgtaaactttctttcttttcttatttaagATGATTGATTCCCCATTCGATTAGTTGAGTAGTTTACTTGGTTGTCGGTGTCCTTTTGGGCTAGTGTTGTGTCTGAGTTCTTGATCATTCGCTCTTTCGAACATTTGTTCAATAAGAATGTCGAGTCTGAGTTGTACAAAAATGTTAGGTCTAAAACTACAAAGGCGAATATATCATTATGGATACGTGAGAATAATCAGTACATACCTCAAATGTGACAATACTAAATTCAATGACTAATTAGGTCATGTGATTAAGTTTTTGTAACGATAGTTAAATGGAAAAAttcaattagaaaataaatataaatttaagaattcaattaaaatgatataattaaaaattgtcaaaataATTCATTCATATACCTGTAGACTAATTTatcctaaaaataattaattcttataGTTTGTCAAACAGATACTGATAATTCGTAACTATCTTTTATTAGATAATTGTTCAAGATGGATTGGTAGCCATTAGAAAACACCGAAAAGGAAGATGCAGACTATACTTACGTGTTTTTGTTGATGGAATGTTGTTTTGTATACTCAAATAATTAAGCGATTGGACCACCTACTTATTAAATTGCAGGTGATGTAGTCAAATCGCAATTCGTGTTCTCACCCTGTGTACTACGGTGAGAGTGCAACGTACGTTGCTCTTTCATTGGGCACTATAGTGAAGCTTTCCTAGGAGATTCGTTGCTAAGCCACAAAGCAAGTTACATACAGAAAAGCCAAACAATTAGAATATCGTACCtccatattaatattatattgatatgtctttatttgtatatttacCAAAACTTAAAAATTGACCATATTATATTGGAATGTAAAAAGTATAACAAAACGCGCTTACAACTTTTTTCCcctcatttttcttaaatttattttaactacgtaaacaaaaacatattcaaacaatttaagcacttttttaatttgtggaaatattaatttccattttcatttagaagaaaataaaaattgtatttctatttttcagtttttatgagtttgaaaatgtatttgatattgatttttaattatatcttttttcctttctctcttaCCGTCATCCTTGATCTTTTTGCCCGCGACACCGTGTGTCCCAGCTTCTAAGATTATGTTCTTGCCAGCTAAATTCTTAGAAGCCATCTGAATTCATACCCAAAATCCACAAAGAATTGAAACACTTCGGAAGCTGTCTCTCCTTAATCGCCATTGAACAAACGGTTAGGTATTCCGTATAACATGTTTTCATTATCATTTTCTAGTTGTGAAAGAAAATGGCGAACTCAATAATATgccttaatatttgtttttgcaCAAGTaattgtttaatatatatatatatatatatatatatatatatatatatatatatatagtttggttttttactaaatatgtaTTTTCCTTCAAAAACAATTCTGTTTGATACATGCCTACTAGTGTCCAAAGCTAAGTGTTGGTCCCTCTTTCTTCTAAGATTCAAACTTAAACTTTCATttgttatgtgtatatataatgTTATATGTAGgaatatatagaaattaaatttcattgatGAGCACATGTCAAATATGAACACATGAGAACATGTGTTAGAATGTGTcatgaaaaataacttaaagtTAGCATTGGCAACGTATAATACTGAAGTTGCTTGAACTTTAAAGGACATTTGTTATGACCTAACTTCATGGTTGTGTTGAGGCTATCACAATAACCATGTGGTAAGGAAGCTATTTTAATAAGGACAACATTGAGGAGCAAGTTAATTGAAGAGAAGAAATTCATTTTGATAAAAGATTTTTCAAGGATACAGTTAGACAAAGTGCACACTAACAATCCTACAATAGttttataaggtttttttattttatttttaagtatcagATTCCTAGGAAACCATCACTGaagttgcatatatatatatatatatatatatatgaagggAATATAACCTAGATATATGGGATAACCTTCACAATACCCAGTTTACTAATCACTTGATACTTAATTTATGTACTCACTGAATTATTcactttaaacaaaaataagaagaatattcaaaatcaacgcataaaaataaaattgtctaaaagtatattattgtctataaaataatataaatacatcattttatatttaattgttaCTTTATTAACTAACTTTATCCAAGAATTTTAATTCATAAGTTaacttgataatttttttacttttaagttatttttccaCAACATaaccaatatattttttcattaaaaaaacatttctacCTTCAACTTTCAGTTCAAGTATATCTACGACCAACTTGGTCTCTTATGTTACGTGACTCTAACACTAGATGTACATGAATGAAATCACTTAACGCGTATACACTTCACTATCTGTAATGTGTACATAATCTTATGATTGAAccatattaacaaataaaaaaataaaactgtttTTCAATTTCCACCTCCCTTACCCATTCTATATTAAACAACAgcgaaaaaagaagagaaaaataaacccAGATAGAATATGTGTGTTGTGTGACGGAAAAATTGACTTCGGGACAAAGAACAAACTGCAATATCATAATATCGCATTTGGCGGTAGTAAGCACGATCAAAAGGATCAATCATATCCAAAAACGTctttaattcattaattaattatactaatgAATCCTTCCCACTTCCCAATGTCCAAACGCGTCCTATGGAATATTCAATATTCAAAACATTAGATCACACCCTATATAAACTAACCCTTTTCTTCCAAAGTTCTCAACCTTGAAAAATCCAAAGTGCATTCCCAATTAGTCAATAGTCATAAAGACATATACATAAGAGAAACAGTGAATGCTAGTGATATAAAGAGggaaaagagaaacaaataaaacaaagcaACTTTAGCAAGTTAAAGAAACCTTGTGATCATGGTAGTTGCCACCATGGCATGGCGTCAGAAGACGGTGGTCCCGGGGGCTAACACCCTTGGCATCCTTGCCTTCGAGGCCGGAAAAACCATGAGCCACCTCATTTCCCTCTACCACTCCCTCTCGGACGAGGAAATCATCAAGCTTCGCAAAGAGGTGATCAAATCCAAAGGGGTAACATACTTGAATTCCCAACATGAATGCTTCCTTCTCAACCTCGCCGCAGCAGAGCGCCTTGAGGAGCTTGACACGGCAGCCGACACTGTCTCGCGGCTCGGCCGGAAATGCTCCGATCCGAGCCTCAGCAGCTTCGACCTTGTCTACGCCGACCTCAAGCTTGGCCTCATCGACCTTCGAAAGCTGAGTTACGGTACTCGCAACACCCCGAAGATTATCTCCAAAATTGAGAAGCTTGTCTCTTCAACCAAAAGTCTTCATTCTGCCATGCATTGCATGGCGGAACACGAGACTTCcgagaagaagaaacaaagattgAAGACAGTTATGAGACCCATTAATTATAACAACAACTACAacgcaaaacaaaacaacatggAATACTTGAACGAGCAGATAGCgtatcaaagaaaacaagtacAGCATTACAAGGAAGTTTCACTATGGAGCCAAACATTGGACAAAACCGTTGGGATCATGGCTAAGGTGGTTTGCATTGTCTACGCTAGAATATGTTCCGTTTTTGGAGGCTACATTTCTAATTGCAACTGCTATGAAatcaatgatgacaacaacatcaacaacaattgcTGTTGCCTCTTGGAACACCGCGAGTTGTACAAGAAAAATTATTGTCTCTACGAGGAATCACTTCAGAAGCGTGTCACAAGATCCGGTCCAATTCCGAAGGCTAGTAATAACAACAAAACCGGTGTGATACGGTTCTTGAACCGTGAAGTTGATAGGCCAATGAGTAATGTTAATAATAGGGTTTTGAGGCTGGCGCCGCCGTCGACGGTGGGCGGGGCGGGGCTTGCAGCGAGGTATGcggaggtggttttggcggCGGAACGGTTGCTGCACGCGCCGGCAACGGTGGCGGAGGACGCGCGGGAGAGGTTTTACGAGATGTTGCCGGAGAGGGTGAGACAAAAGGTGGCGGCGAAGCTGAGGGGGCGGTGGAGGAGGGAGGAGGAGGGGGAGGCGCTGGCAGAGGGGTGGCGGGACGCGGTGGAGAAGATGTTGGAGTGGCTGTCGCCGGTGGCACACGACACGGTGCGGTGGCAGGCGGAGAGGAGCATGGAGACGGCGAGGTTTGAGACGAAGACAACGGCGCTGCTGCTGCAGACGCTGCATTACTCCGACTTAGAGAAGGCGGAGGCGGCCATTGTGGAGGTGTTGGTGGGGTTGAGTTGCATATTTTATTGTGAGAGAAGGTGTTGGCAGGGACATAGTTATAGCTGTGGATGAAGTTTAAAATTTAGAGCAAGGGAAAATGATGCATGGAAATGATAATAGGCAAGGATTTTGGAGCCCcttttgattgatttgatttatttttttaatttttttataattactagTTAGTGCTGACAAATTGGTGCTACTTATGAGTGGTAAGAACAATTTTGTGTTTAGAAGTTAGCATAGAGTGAAATAAACGAATGTCCAAGTTGTGTTCTTGTGTTTTAGTCTTAGAAGGGTATGGTAACAGGAGAAAAGCAgtggatgtttttttttttttggttcgtTAAGGATGTAAGTTACGTCAACGGCATTTGGTATATCTTATCTGTTCTCAAAATGATTCTTTAGTAAGCATACAACATTTTCAAATCTCTATCATACTATGGTGACGTTTCTAAGACGTTATTTTCCGTTAACGGAATTGAAACGTTTCAATTCCCTTGCAAAGTTGGTTCCCATGCGCAATTATTGAATGATATGATTGAGCAAATGTACCAAAGTACCTTTGGTCATTTAGACCATTAGACCACGTTAAAAGCCTTATTATCTGATGATGGcaattagaatatttttaaaggGGAAATAAGATTTGGACACTTAAGGAGGGGTTTTGGTTGCCAAGAAATAGgtgaaaaaagaatatttttttattataaaatatgtatGGTTCCCATACCTTTAATAtactactttaatttaaatattttttttcaattttattttattttattctctttccCTCTATCAAATCGACTCTTAGTGAAaaggagataaaaaaagaaaatacaaatattgtTGATAATATGATGTGTTAAAAagagtgataaaaaaatgatagatatggatttgatattttaaaaaattggatgCCTAATTGTTCTTCTTAAAGAAGGTATTCTATTATGATTAGGAACGATCCAATAGGGATAGGAATAGGCCAGACCAGACCAGGCTTTAAAAGGTCTAAGCCTAACCTACGATGAATTTTTTAGGCCTGAGCCTGGCCTATAGTctatcaaaggcttttattttggctcggcctgacctttttaaaagcctagtcTGACttgatagcctttttaaaagtctttttatatttgtttgctTTGGGGTAGAAAAATAGGAAAGTTAATGAAAAAGGAAACGTTAACCAGAATAGGAAAGCCAATAAAAACACCTAagcctaaattgtaattaaaatcttacttgattataggaatgAAAGTTATGGAGGAGTAATCTGTAATCAAGTCTACTTGCTTTTTAACAAGCCTAAGcctgatttatttaatttaataggcttttaaaaaagtccgagcctaaccttttaattaaataggtcagttcAGGTCAGACTTTATGTAGGACAGGGCGTAGGCTCCCGTAAATCGGCctgacctattcccacccctacgATCCAAGGAGAGAAGGCGGGGTCTTGGGTCCCTCTCTCTTAGgactctttatatatatatatatatatataactagggAAACAAGTAGGGTCTTGACTTTCTTaggactttttatttatttatttatacatataaaagaaaaaaaataataaaggaaaatatataaaaatagattttgagttgatatttaattaataatttttagtagtaaattctaattttatacataaaattaacaataaatatatttgttaaatttattgtttattaaaagttagatatttaaatatttatgtaaaaaaaattgactccATTTGATTCAATGGTGAATCCGGCCCCGGTCATGATGAACCTTCAAGGAGTTGGAATTTCAGACAAATATAATGGTAGAACGAGTATTTTGTTCGAAGATTATTGCGGAAGATGAATTTCAGATCAGCAGGAGTAGCAACCGCCGTGGGCCCATTCAAgcttttaatgttttatattcttatgtaattttaatatatgtaattttaatatatatattgttgtgggctatttaagaaattattatatttatttaaaaaattataaagaaaaatattttaagttggcattgtatttaaaaaattattgatttttattattttttataaatatcaaatcaatttattttattttattgtagctcattttaaaatatgaaatcacatttgacttttttatttgttgcatCTCAATAGTTGAAAATCGTAAAATACGatattgtattaatcttgaaataAGTTTAAGTTTTGTGAACATAATATACTTATTttgacttcatttttttaaattgaaagttATTTCGCATTAAACATTAACTCCACACGTCACAAGCATGTGATGCACATCCTAGTACATGATGAGCGACTTAAAGATCATAAGTTGAATACAAATTTGAACATCTAGGTGAACCAAGAAGCGTCTTGCTAACAATATAATTGACTTAGGATAAGTTTGATGTAACCTTtagaatatgatatttaatgCAAATACTAGTAATAAACCACGTGATTGATAACGTCACATTAGCAAacactataaatatatattttgtaatcaCCCAACATAGTAACACACAACATAACTAATACTAAGAGATTCTAAAAGTGTATCTTTATACCCTTTCTAAATTCTCTTTGATTTTCTCCCTTTCTCTCAATTTATTTCATTGGCGCTCCCGTTGTCTCTAAAATCTAGGACACTAATTTCAATCTCTTTCGTTGAGATTGTAACACCCCTGATTGTCGATTTCTCGACGACTCTCACACTATAACACTTCACATGGTGACACTTCACTCAACTTCTCGTTGGTCAGAACCCTCCATCGGTCAAAACCTTTCGTAGGTAGCTCTTTCCGAGACCTTGACAATCTGTTTCGACTACTTTTAGGATCAATGAATATTCCTATAAAGTAACATGAGACTTTTCAGCGTGCTTTGTTCTCACTCACACGCTTTCTGGAAAAATTTCCAAAAGGTCACCTATGTCATAACTACTCCAAACCAAACACCATTACtagaaaatatagatttaacatcgtcagattaacatcggttgttgCCAAAACCGATGTGAACATAAACGCGGTGGTATAATTGTAAATAACAtttatatgttaacatcggttttctgaaaaatcgatgttaatgaactaaagttaacatcggttcttgaaaaatcgatgttaacattacttagttaatcgatgttaacttcagttcattaacatcgatttttcagaaaaccgatgttaacgtatgataagttaacatcgttttttttagaaaatcgatgttaacgttaacatcatttgattaacatcggttttatattgaaaaccgatgttgggcttacctatttaaaaatattagaatgtGAGCCCTAGCTCTCATTCTCTTTTTTGTCGTCTAAGGTTCTTCATTACGATTGTATCTTTCTATCTCTGCAACCTTTCACGACTTTTGGCGACTCTGTTTTAGGTACTTTCCGCGACTTTGTCTTAGGTATTGTGTTGCTGAGCCTGTAGATTTTGTGCATGTTTATAGCTTGCTTTCTAGGGATTGATTTATTTGGGGTTTCTAGGGTATGTAATTCGAATCTTGGACCCAACTTTTGCAAGCCCTCTTTAGTATAATAGGAAGCACGAATATAAATATCTTGATGCCTACTATTGATATATAGCATTGACCATACATGAAGCTAGCTAGAGAGAATAGAAACTGCTAATAATAGTACACTCCATAGGTAGTCATGCTGCGTAAACCACTACTACAAGAAAGCACTTTAAATTATAGTATTAGGTAGTAATTTCTACGATTGTGTTGATCACGGTCGCTCTCACATAACTGACAGGTGCCCTCACTTTAAATTTCTAATTGGCTGGTGCCACATTGAAGCTTGTCATAGTTCTATCATCACAGGTATGATTTTCTCTGCCAATTTTGCCCCAAATTCCTTAACATGGGTTGCCAGCTAGTTTTGGACCCTTTGATGGACACTGAATTGACATCAGTAGCTCCATCCACATTCATGATTAAAACTAGGTTGAAGTATGAGTGGCCATTGATTGTGAACCTTATTACCTTATTTGAAGTAGTTAACCATATGAAGCTTGATTGTGAACCTTATTACCTTATTTGAAGCTTTATTCACACAACATACACTTCTTACACAAAATTTCTTGAATTATATATGCAAAAATTTCTTCAATTCTGGCTTATTAGCTGTCACAAGCTAGCTGGCCTCTTCATAAGGTACTCACGTACACAAGTTTTGACATGCTAAGTTATTTGGTTTGTGCATAgtgttatttcatttattaagtgggtgtttgttggatttcccctgcggttactttttgttccactttcTCTTCATACAATTATATGCAAGGGAAATCCGGTTTAccggaaagcgcaccggatcgtcaagtatttaaaaattaaagcggatgaatctgagtatcgaacacagggaacaAATGTTAGCCTGAGTTAAGTTCAGAAATGAAGCATttttgagagaacatgtatgattgataatttcaaacaaaatttaaactaaacctttatgctaaaaactataaaatgcaaggtaagTAAAAGTAATAGtagtaggtagaaatgttgggtctttctaacaaacaagttgatgcatataaatatatttctctaatcaatcatgctcttgtATTCTATGctatagcctaaattactaaacctcgatccctcgttagaccaaatcaatccaagcttcatcctcagatccctcttgttggactaggccccAATTTAGACggccctcttaggtttagactaacttaaactgagtttcatccgcagatccctcttgtaagactagacttAGCTCAAgcagcttacgaaagtttagcctaatttagcctaagcttcatccgcagattcttcttgtaagactaggcctagactaaacaacattattgtaacaacataattaaaaccaaaacttaatccacagatccctcttgtaagactaagcttcgatcctgcttcaatcaaattctaaggcaacaatacatttcccaatgctatagtcacctaactatgcatacaaatggatgatcagaccaaaagcatacaaacattaagcattgaaggaatcattgaacacaaaaaacataatcaaatagatattaagtatttacatcagttgttcattagaaatccccaaccagggtgtttagccaggcattacaaagaaaccctaacaataaatgagattaaaagcagAGAATTATAGTTCGTTACACAAGAAggattcctcctcctcttctcagcatctcacactcactctcCAACGAACTAATCTCTATCAAATTACAAAACCCAGACTTCAATGCACaagttgctcctcttgctgcttctagggctcttttcccgaaataggcactCTGGAATAGTGTGCACACATCTGAGCAAAACAATGTCCAAAGTGtataccctaattctgcacagaACAGGCTTTAAATTGGCTGTGAAATCACGAcgatgcgcttagcgccaccatCGCGCTTAGTGCGAGTAAGTGGGTTTGGGCTTAGCGCTAGTCTTACGCTGAGCCTGGCTAAAGACACCTGCCACACTTAGCACATTGATCTCGTTCTTAGCGTGTGGCCTTGATGTTGATGCTCTGCCAAATTCTccttcgcgctaagcgcgccgaagctacgcttagcggtggatgcgcgcttagcccaactgctaCTTTTTGGACttcaaaacttagcctctttttcacctgaaaatgggaaaatttcatcattaaatccaatggaaatgttcTGGAGATagctttaaccataaaacaagatttatttacaatattactccaaaataaccataaattggggaactatacaagttttggaaaatgatttctatacaaaagttagtcgtataaggtgactaacaaactcccccaaatttacagttttgcttgtcctcaagcaaagaaagaacatctcacttgtcctcaagtgataaAGACAGTGgtcaatcaaaagaaaatggtgtCTAATTCATAAAGGaattcaaccatatgaactgaatatcatggaatagttaaatcaattacttctcacaagcatgcaacttttcaaagataggagcaTAAACATTAGAGTCACAgttgaaataagctagtaagcatgacaaaaatcaaggaaggatcatcaaccaaaacctcacagtcattgtttcactcatgctcaagtgtttaggcttattccatcataaacaaccaacacaagttccaacatttgcatttcatctcatatcatacaacaatgaacacaaaaaatgaatccgaaggactttctaggcttgtaatggggttaggctgccaataattcatggtttttctaggattcaaaagcttaggttctaggagagcattaaTCCATAGAATAACCTTTACCTTTTGCAATCATTCCTACCCTATACTCGCCCTTTATTTAGGCACTTAGCTTCCATTATTTTGCAACATACACATTTATTAATTTCAATTgtacttacaattttttttaacataatatatacaaagatatTATGTGTATGTACAGAAATAGTGTGTATGCTGTTTACTTTGACCATTTCCATTCTTACCCAgcgcctcccccaaatttgggacaaattttctttaaacccaacttctgtggatgatgctctcctacaacctaaaataAGGTAGCAGAAGATACAACTGAATAGGCTccaggttcaatcaatcaataaattcattcagctcaaactgggtgcaagggataattcattcaaacatatggttagctttttggctaagtggctattcataatcaaacatggccttcatcatcctcaaattcatgtatccagtccatacttcagagattcacgcaaaaatcagtactaaatgatagtcgtttctctcaaaatttaaagatCACACTCTTACCGGGATACgattaatgcattccttcacaatcaatttgacaaccaactaacattttcagacatacttccaatcacatgctcattctcttctaatgactgcaacttgatcaaaacaatcatCTAATCATCCCAATCCATTCAATTCATCCATTTGCtcaatcaaataattttcaaacactcatttcataccAAACAAGCCACTGCATACAAAGTTCAACCAATTCActgttcaatcaagctttttgtacaagcaaaCAAACAACTACACTACTGAAATTCAAATGCTGAAATTTAAAGAACTGAAACATaaaatctgaaatttaaatgacataaatcataaaataactaaaaataaactaaagtgTTCAGAATGCAAAAATTTAAATGTCCTGCTCCTCCTATGGTTGGTCTTCATTCAAATCCAGTGTTGGAGCTGCTAATGAATCCTGTATAAGCTACTCAGGCTTCGCAACTGGTACAACATCCTTAGGAATAAGTGTGAGGGCTGGAGATGGTTGTGGGGTCTGATTTGGAGTAGTCTCCTCCTCCTGAACCATATGTAAAGCTACATCAAAATAAGAAGGTTCAAGAGGAGTGAGCTCATCCTCATCCTTTGTTGTGCCTGGTGCTGGTGCTGGTGGCTCCTTAATCACAGGCTCCTGGGCTGCAGAGGCCCCACCCCCTCCAGAAGAAGAAGACCGGTCTCCTGGCCAAGCCACCTGAGCCTCAAACTCCTCCATGCTCATAATGGAGGGCAAGCCCAAGCCCTGAAGGCTCTTCATGATGATGGACTGCCCTCGGTGCAAACTTTGCATCATGGAGTGAAGCATCTGCGGTGTGAATGAAAAGTCTGATGGTCCTGCAGATAATGGAGCTGGGAGTGGCATCTGTAGGGGTATTGGAGGAATAGCTGGAATCTGAGTGGATGAAAAGGGGGGTactggagaagaagaaggtgttgGTGCCTATGATGGTGCTGAAGTGGAAAGGGCCTCAGATCTCTTACCCTTGGCCTTCCTGGGTCCTCTGAAATTTATTGttggatcatcaagattccaacATT is a genomic window containing:
- the LOC102667149 gene encoding protein PSK SIMULATOR 3, whose protein sequence is MVVATMAWRQKTVVPGANTLGILAFEAGKTMSHLISLYHSLSDEEIIKLRKEVIKSKGVTYLNSQHECFLLNLAAAERLEELDTAADTVSRLGRKCSDPSLSSFDLVYADLKLGLIDLRKLSYGTRNTPKIISKIEKLVSSTKSLHSAMHCMAEHETSEKKKQRLKTVMRPINYNNNYNAKQNNMEYLNEQIAYQRKQVQHYKEVSLWSQTLDKTVGIMAKVVCIVYARICSVFGGYISNCNCYEINDDNNINNNCCCLLEHRELYKKNYCLYEESLQKRVTRSGPIPKASNNNKTGVIRFLNREVDRPMSNVNNRVLRLAPPSTVGGAGLAARYAEVVLAAERLLHAPATVAEDARERFYEMLPERVRQKVAAKLRGRWRREEEGEALAEGWRDAVEKMLEWLSPVAHDTVRWQAERSMETARFETKTTALLLQTLHYSDLEKAEAAIVEVLVGLSCIFYCERRCWQGHSYSCG